A window from Mogibacterium neglectum encodes these proteins:
- a CDS encoding DNA-methyltransferase, translating to MSKVLGIAESIIKGLNHGEIAVSKPFKVLEKHMYDSFCSDEAHSDIDNNILALGDNLEFMTWLLENGYEGKFKCIYIDPPFFTKSKYDATVEICDDKGKIHKVKHLAYDDTFDRSIEQYVENMTTRLVIMKRLLADDGLIWVHLDWHSAHYVKLAMDEIFGYENMRNEIIWKYKSGGSAKSHFSRKHDTILMYSKSKKYSLNLPKEKSYNRDFKPYRFKGVKEYQDEYGWYTLVNMKDVWSIDMVGRTSSERNGYATQKPLELMKRILSSCTNKGDLVGDFFCGSGSFLKAANDMGRCWVGCDIETLALGTAKKRLDACESNYLFYGNGEDRPYRADAIIKIERADELENGKKLCHAKLMAFRPELEIGYVRHKDRELLQNACKSSPESLIDYIMIDPDYSGEFSAEISVTDDYDDIKFISRGNVAYIVVDIFGKEYLVK from the coding sequence ATGAGCAAAGTTTTAGGTATTGCAGAGAGCATAATTAAAGGATTAAATCATGGGGAGATAGCTGTATCTAAACCGTTCAAGGTCTTAGAAAAACACATGTATGACAGCTTTTGTTCTGATGAAGCTCACTCTGACATAGATAACAATATCCTAGCTCTTGGCGATAATCTAGAGTTCATGACATGGCTTCTAGAAAATGGATATGAGGGTAAATTCAAGTGCATCTATATTGACCCACCGTTCTTTACAAAGTCAAAATACGATGCGACTGTAGAAATATGTGACGACAAGGGTAAGATTCACAAAGTTAAACACCTTGCATATGATGACACCTTCGATAGAAGTATCGAGCAATATGTTGAAAACATGACTACTAGATTGGTAATCATGAAGAGACTTCTTGCAGATGACGGCTTAATCTGGGTTCATCTAGATTGGCATTCAGCACATTACGTTAAGCTTGCTATGGACGAAATTTTCGGTTATGAGAACATGAGAAATGAAATCATATGGAAATATAAATCTGGCGGCAGTGCAAAGTCGCATTTTTCAAGAAAACACGATACGATTCTAATGTACAGCAAGTCGAAAAAATATTCATTAAATTTGCCGAAGGAAAAGTCGTATAATCGTGATTTTAAACCCTATCGATTTAAGGGTGTCAAGGAGTATCAGGATGAATATGGGTGGTATACACTTGTTAATATGAAAGATGTCTGGAGCATTGACATGGTAGGTAGGACTTCCAGCGAAAGAAATGGTTATGCAACTCAAAAACCCCTAGAACTGATGAAGCGAATACTAAGTTCTTGCACGAATAAAGGCGATCTAGTTGGGGATTTTTTCTGTGGTTCGGGTTCATTTCTAAAAGCAGCTAATGATATGGGGAGATGCTGGGTTGGATGTGATATAGAAACTTTAGCGCTAGGGACAGCTAAGAAGAGACTTGATGCATGTGAGTCAAACTATCTCTTTTATGGAAATGGAGAGGATCGCCCGTACAGAGCGGATGCAATAATCAAAATTGAGAGAGCTGATGAGCTAGAGAATGGTAAGAAACTTTGTCATGCAAAGCTCATGGCTTTCAGACCTGAACTTGAGATAGGATATGTACGGCACAAGGACAGAGAATTGCTACAAAATGCTTGCAAGAGTTCGCCCGAATCCCTTATAGATTATATTATGATAGACCCTGATTATAGCGGAGAGTTCTCGGCGGAGATAAGTGTTACCGACGATTATGATGATATAAAGTTTATTTCTCGCGGTAATGTGGCATATATAGTTGTTGATATTTTTGGCAAGGAGTATTTGGTAAAGTGA
- the dltC gene encoding D-alanine--poly(phosphoribitol) ligase subunit 2, producing the protein MRDKLLDIIENICGDEIVKENPDINLLEEDLIDSLDYVSLLLDIQDEYGVVLSPSEFTREQMDTPNKIIETVSARILGE; encoded by the coding sequence ATGAGAGATAAGCTATTAGACATCATTGAGAACATTTGTGGAGATGAAATTGTAAAGGAAAATCCAGATATCAATTTGCTAGAGGAAGATTTAATCGATTCACTTGACTATGTTAGTCTTTTGTTAGATATTCAGGATGAGTATGGAGTTGTTTTATCACCATCTGAATTTACAAGGGAGCAGATGGATACGCCAAACAAGATTATAGAAACAGTTTCAGCAAGAATTCTAGGAGAATAA
- a CDS encoding YitT family protein, which translates to MNLYNNLSPRKQYLVHYLGWMLAGNAIFAFGVNVIITPMNLYNGGFTGMAQLLRLLFVNVFHVPEIPGIDIVGILYFLLNLPLLIISYKVVNKEFCITSVISITLCSVALGMIPVPKTPIFNDYLTACLIGGVVAGTGAGMVLRAGSSQGGQDIIGVIVSVLNPNYSVGKISIMINIGIYIICLFLFNIEIVAYSLIYTTILAMSLDRVHIQNINMQVMIFTKKPGVEDVIMSELKRGVTNWNGTGAYTKEDSNVIVTIIAKYEITKLLMIVKQADSDAFVVVNEGAQIYGNFEKRLTK; encoded by the coding sequence TTGAACCTATATAACAATTTATCACCTCGAAAACAATACCTCGTCCATTATCTGGGCTGGATGCTCGCAGGGAATGCAATATTCGCTTTCGGAGTTAATGTCATTATCACACCGATGAACCTATATAACGGTGGATTTACAGGCATGGCTCAGCTGCTAAGGCTTCTTTTTGTAAACGTATTTCATGTACCTGAAATACCGGGTATTGACATCGTTGGTATTCTCTATTTCTTGCTGAATCTACCGCTTCTTATAATCTCATATAAGGTTGTTAACAAGGAATTTTGTATCACATCGGTTATATCAATTACCCTATGTTCTGTTGCCCTCGGAATGATACCAGTTCCTAAGACCCCGATATTTAACGACTATCTAACGGCATGTTTAATCGGCGGAGTCGTTGCCGGTACAGGTGCAGGAATGGTGCTCAGGGCAGGTAGCTCTCAGGGTGGTCAAGATATCATCGGTGTTATTGTGTCAGTACTGAATCCAAATTACAGCGTTGGCAAGATAAGCATAATGATAAATATCGGGATTTACATAATCTGTCTATTCCTATTCAATATAGAAATCGTTGCTTATTCCTTAATATACACGACAATCCTCGCTATGTCACTGGACAGAGTTCACATTCAGAACATCAATATGCAGGTTATGATATTTACTAAGAAACCTGGAGTTGAGGATGTTATCATGAGTGAACTCAAGAGAGGTGTTACCAACTGGAATGGTACTGGTGCATACACCAAGGAAGACTCTAATGTAATAGTTACTATAATTGCAAAATACGAAATAACCAAGCTGCTCATGATCGTAAAGCAAGCTGATTCAGATGCCTTCGTCGTTGTAAATGAAGGCGCACAGATATATGGGAATTTCGAGAAACGCCTTACTAAATAA
- a CDS encoding cysteine desulfurase family protein produces the protein MRVYADNAATTYLSDVALNTLLDCLKNYNGNPNSLHTDGQIAKEKLDESREKVAKALNAAKPNEIYFTSGGSEADNQALISAARGLVKKGKKHLISLNIEHHAILHTLRKLKKEGFEVTLLKPQPNGIVDVKDVEDAIREDTALVSIMFANNEMGAIQPIAEIGKLCHEKGVLFHTDAVQAAAHLPIDVQAMNIDMLSLSAHKFHGPKGVGVLYARNGIRLINVIEGGAQERGKRAGTINVPGIASLAAALEDGIDHMEENSARTIVLRDRLIKGLSDIPYSQLNGDPVKRLPGNVNYSFEGVEGESLLLALDMYGIECSSGSACTSESLDPSHVLIGMGVPIEAAHGSLRFSLNEENTEEQVDYIIEKVHKVVEHYRKISPFWDELEKGEREHVI, from the coding sequence ATGAGAGTATATGCAGATAATGCGGCAACAACTTATTTAAGCGATGTCGCACTCAATACGCTGCTAGATTGCCTAAAGAATTATAATGGCAACCCTAACAGTCTTCATACAGATGGACAGATTGCTAAGGAGAAGCTAGATGAGTCCAGAGAGAAGGTAGCTAAGGCGCTTAATGCTGCAAAGCCTAATGAGATTTACTTTACTTCTGGTGGAAGTGAAGCAGATAATCAAGCGTTGATTTCTGCAGCTAGAGGGTTAGTTAAGAAAGGCAAGAAGCATCTTATTTCTCTTAATATAGAACACCATGCTATTCTTCATACACTTCGTAAGCTTAAGAAGGAGGGCTTCGAGGTTACGCTGCTAAAACCACAGCCAAATGGAATTGTAGACGTTAAGGATGTAGAGGATGCGATTAGAGAGGATACAGCACTTGTATCGATTATGTTTGCTAACAATGAGATGGGGGCTATCCAGCCGATTGCCGAGATTGGAAAGCTGTGTCACGAAAAGGGTGTGCTTTTCCATACAGACGCAGTTCAGGCTGCAGCACACCTGCCTATAGATGTTCAAGCCATGAACATAGATATGCTATCACTATCAGCTCATAAATTCCACGGACCTAAGGGAGTGGGAGTTCTGTATGCTAGAAATGGTATCAGATTAATAAATGTAATTGAAGGTGGTGCGCAGGAGAGAGGTAAGAGAGCTGGTACGATTAATGTTCCAGGCATTGCATCACTTGCTGCTGCACTTGAAGATGGAATTGACCATATGGAGGAGAACAGCGCAAGGACAATCGTTCTAAGAGATAGACTCATCAAAGGATTGTCGGATATTCCATATTCGCAGCTCAATGGAGACCCTGTAAAGAGACTTCCTGGTAATGTTAATTATTCGTTCGAAGGAGTTGAGGGGGAATCACTACTATTAGCGCTAGATATGTATGGAATTGAGTGTTCATCGGGGTCAGCTTGTACAAGTGAATCCCTCGACCCAAGCCACGTTCTAATCGGTATGGGTGTTCCTATTGAGGCAGCGCATGGATCTCTTAGATTCAGTCTCAATGAGGAAAATACAGAGGAGCAGGTAGACTACATCATAGAAAAGGTTCATAAAGTTGTTGAACATTATAGAAAAATATCACCATTCTGGGATGAACTAGAGAAGGGGGAGAGAGAACATGTTATATAG
- the dltD gene encoding D-alanyl-lipoteichoic acid biosynthesis protein DltD: protein MKKINSFVAALVLLAMFTVVVHFICANNDLKDKTGQFGTWYNTYKDLSYNALSRNLEKDSVLMLGSSEFRHGRKTQYHPSNFFRDTDVKLATVGGPFNQTLFHTVALGSLQPHLKSKKVILLVSPTWFKHSGVKKNDYALRFSETEYFAFMENKNIPIKTKKYVAKRTEHLLSKNKSLQMKARMIDKVNLDDESSLLYGFERRHAFDKDKITVGAAMRFMMKNKKTPQNFERYTPDSFNWNGFLQDAHRDSESKADNPFYMSNRVWRNKFRQVYPKMKDVRVNQNYNTSPEYNDLKAFLEIAKANDIKVKLILLPVNGRWYDYTGMTADKRVVVGQKIQKLADEYGADYTNMTEYSYNKYIVSDAVHPWNEGWVRINEKVAEFVHK from the coding sequence ATGAAGAAGATAAACTCGTTTGTAGCGGCTCTCGTGCTGCTGGCGATGTTCACAGTGGTTGTACACTTTATATGTGCTAATAATGATCTTAAAGACAAGACAGGACAGTTTGGAACGTGGTATAACACATATAAAGATTTGTCGTATAATGCATTGTCACGAAACCTTGAAAAAGATTCGGTACTCATGCTCGGCTCATCTGAGTTCAGACACGGTCGTAAGACTCAGTATCATCCATCGAACTTCTTCAGGGATACAGATGTTAAACTCGCTACAGTCGGAGGTCCGTTCAATCAGACGCTGTTCCACACTGTAGCGCTCGGTTCTTTGCAGCCACATCTAAAGAGCAAAAAGGTTATATTGCTGGTTTCTCCAACCTGGTTTAAACATTCAGGGGTTAAGAAAAATGACTATGCTCTGAGGTTTTCGGAGACGGAATATTTTGCCTTTATGGAAAATAAGAATATTCCAATAAAGACAAAAAAATACGTTGCAAAAAGAACCGAACATCTGTTATCTAAGAACAAGAGTCTACAGATGAAGGCACGTATGATCGACAAAGTCAATCTTGATGACGAATCAAGTCTCCTATATGGATTTGAGAGGCGTCATGCTTTCGACAAAGATAAAATCACTGTCGGAGCAGCGATGAGGTTTATGATGAAGAACAAAAAGACACCGCAGAACTTTGAGAGATATACGCCAGATAGTTTCAATTGGAATGGCTTCTTGCAAGATGCACATAGAGACAGTGAATCCAAGGCCGATAATCCTTTCTACATGAGTAATCGTGTGTGGAGGAATAAGTTTAGACAGGTATATCCTAAGATGAAGGATGTTCGTGTGAATCAAAACTATAATACTTCGCCAGAGTACAATGATCTTAAGGCGTTCCTTGAGATTGCTAAAGCTAACGATATTAAAGTTAAGTTAATTCTACTTCCTGTTAATGGCAGATGGTATGATTATACAGGTATGACTGCAGATAAGCGTGTAGTTGTTGGTCAAAAGATTCAAAAGCTCGCTGATGAATACGGTGCAGATTACACCAATATGACAGAATACAGCTATAACAAATACATCGTTTCGGATGCAGTTCATCCTTGGAATGAAGGTTGGGTAAGGATAAATGAAAAAGTCGCAGAATTCGTTCATAAGTAA
- a CDS encoding ABC transporter ATP-binding protein, which yields MGESKDKVMSSSYLIRRFAPYFKPYKGILIFDLVCASFTTVSDIVLPLLIRYISNVVATDIAAFTADLIVKIVIIYLCLRAIDVVANYYMQNTGHVMGAKIETDMRRDLYEKCQNLSYSYYSENKTGQLISRITNDLFDITEFAHHCPEEYWIASIKIVLGFVLLVRIDVLLTVLMFAIIPIMIAATYTFRKKMRRAFKMQRSGLGEINSHVEDSLLGIKVSKSFANEEFEQARFDVDNSRFLGVKAIGYKAMAGFRSVTRTFDGLMYVVVILVGSFELKNGRITTGDFVAFMMYIGVLLEAVRRIVEFTEQFQRGMTGIERFIEVMDEPIEIGDAPDAVELKDIKGEIEFKDVTFRYNDSEEILNKINLSIKPGENIALVGPSGAGKTTFCNLIPRFYEVSEGSIEVDGYDIRKLTCKSLRSHIGMVQQDVYLFSDTISGNIAYGKPGATMEEIERAAKLAGADEFIREMSDGYDTSVGERGMKLSGGQKQRISIARVFLKNPSILILDEATSALDNESERLVQQSLTDLSKGRTTITIAHRLTTIKSADRIIVLNQDGIAEEGTHDELMAQNGIYANMYRMYQL from the coding sequence ATGGGAGAGTCTAAGGATAAAGTTATGTCATCTAGCTACCTGATTCGCAGGTTCGCCCCTTACTTTAAACCTTATAAGGGAATACTGATTTTTGATCTTGTCTGTGCTTCGTTTACCACAGTAAGCGACATAGTTTTACCGTTGTTAATCCGGTATATAAGCAATGTGGTAGCTACTGATATCGCTGCTTTTACAGCTGATTTAATAGTCAAGATTGTAATCATATATCTATGCCTAAGAGCTATAGACGTTGTCGCAAATTACTATATGCAAAATACTGGGCATGTAATGGGTGCAAAGATAGAAACTGACATGAGGCGTGATTTATATGAGAAGTGTCAGAACCTATCTTATTCATATTACAGCGAGAATAAAACGGGTCAGCTCATATCAAGAATTACGAATGACTTATTTGACATTACAGAGTTTGCGCATCACTGTCCAGAAGAATATTGGATAGCTTCGATTAAGATTGTACTAGGTTTTGTACTCCTAGTCAGAATCGACGTTTTGCTTACCGTGCTTATGTTCGCAATTATTCCTATTATGATTGCTGCAACATATACATTTAGAAAGAAAATGAGACGCGCCTTCAAGATGCAGCGAAGCGGACTTGGAGAAATCAATTCACATGTAGAAGACAGCTTGCTCGGGATAAAGGTTTCAAAATCCTTTGCAAATGAAGAATTTGAACAAGCAAGATTCGACGTAGATAATTCGAGATTCCTAGGGGTAAAGGCTATAGGCTATAAAGCGATGGCAGGATTCCGCAGTGTTACACGCACATTCGATGGTTTAATGTATGTAGTTGTGATCCTTGTGGGGTCGTTTGAACTCAAAAACGGCAGGATTACCACGGGTGATTTCGTTGCCTTTATGATGTATATAGGTGTATTACTAGAAGCTGTTCGAAGGATAGTAGAGTTTACAGAGCAATTCCAACGTGGAATGACAGGCATTGAGAGATTTATTGAGGTTATGGATGAACCTATAGAAATCGGTGATGCGCCTGACGCTGTCGAGCTGAAGGATATCAAGGGGGAGATTGAATTCAAGGATGTTACCTTTAGATATAACGACAGTGAGGAAATTCTTAATAAGATTAACTTGAGTATTAAACCTGGTGAGAATATCGCTCTAGTAGGTCCATCTGGAGCAGGTAAGACGACGTTTTGCAACTTGATTCCAAGGTTTTATGAAGTTTCTGAGGGAAGTATTGAAGTCGACGGTTACGATATTAGGAAACTTACGTGCAAGTCCCTTAGATCACATATAGGAATGGTTCAGCAAGACGTATATCTATTCTCTGATACTATTTCAGGTAACATCGCTTATGGTAAACCAGGAGCGACAATGGAAGAGATTGAACGGGCGGCAAAGCTCGCCGGAGCTGACGAATTTATCAGAGAGATGTCTGACGGATATGATACGAGTGTTGGTGAGCGAGGTATGAAGTTATCGGGTGGACAGAAGCAGCGTATCAGCATCGCAAGGGTATTCCTTAAGAACCCATCAATCTTAATTCTCGATGAGGCAACGTCGGCTTTAGATAATGAGAGCGAGAGACTGGTTCAGCAGTCTTTAACAGATTTGTCTAAAGGCAGAACAACCATCACAATTGCGCATAGGTTAACCACGATTAAAAGTGCAGATCGTATTATCGTGCTAAATCAAGATGGAATCGCAGAGGAGGGAACTCACGACGAATTAATGGCACAGAACGGAATCTATGCCAATATGTATCGCATGTATCAGTTATAA
- the nifU gene encoding Fe-S cluster assembly scaffold protein NifU, producing the protein MLYSEKVMDHFEHPRNVGEIENADGIGEVGNPTCGDIMRIYLKIDNDIITDVKFKTFGCGSAIASSSMATELIKGKSIKEALELSNKAVVEALDGLPSRKIHCSVLAEEAIKAALVDYYEKNGLELPPEIKDFEPSEEE; encoded by the coding sequence ATGTTATATAGTGAAAAAGTAATGGATCATTTTGAGCATCCAAGAAATGTAGGCGAGATTGAAAATGCTGATGGTATTGGTGAGGTAGGTAACCCAACATGTGGCGATATCATGAGGATTTACTTAAAGATTGATAACGATATTATTACAGATGTTAAGTTTAAGACTTTTGGATGCGGATCGGCAATCGCTTCTAGCTCGATGGCTACTGAGCTAATCAAGGGTAAGAGCATCAAAGAAGCTCTTGAGTTATCTAACAAGGCAGTAGTTGAAGCTCTTGATGGACTACCTTCAAGGAAGATTCACTGCTCGGTTCTAGCTGAAGAAGCTATCAAGGCTGCGCTCGTAGATTATTATGAGAAAAATGGACTTGAGCTTCCACCGGAGATTAAGGACTTTGAGCCATCTGAGGAAGAGTAA
- a CDS encoding dihydroorotase: protein MTTAIKGGKIYKSGEFLPNELFVVDALEKAGLESETGSDFHFERVINADNSFILPSFCDVHVHFREPGQSYKETISAGSKAAAHGGYTTVCTMPNLKPAPSTLDALNLQLDLIKKYADIEVIPYGTITLAQNGRGELSDMKALAPYVCAFSDDGRGVQADDLMREAMYKAKEIGKLIVAHCEDESLLREGKVRESEWKQIERDLKLTDETGAGYHVCHISCKESVEVIRDAKKSGVDVTCETAPHYLVFDTDYISSFLSKWPEFGGRVKMNPPIKDRADREALIEGILDGTVDMIATDHAPHSAEEKSRGFDKSPNGITGLECSFSALYTYLVKTNIISLEHLVSMMAVAPRERFGLDQNGWTVVNLDKAYKVDASKFFSLGKCTPFDGHMLNGLVELTVMNGKIVYENLEK, encoded by the coding sequence ATGACTACTGCAATCAAAGGCGGAAAGATTTATAAATCTGGAGAGTTTTTACCTAACGAATTGTTTGTAGTTGATGCTCTTGAGAAGGCTGGTCTGGAATCCGAAACCGGTAGTGATTTTCATTTTGAAAGAGTTATCAATGCTGATAACTCTTTTATTTTGCCGTCATTCTGTGATGTGCATGTTCATTTTCGCGAACCAGGTCAGTCTTACAAAGAGACCATCAGCGCAGGAAGCAAAGCTGCGGCACACGGAGGCTATACTACCGTATGCACTATGCCTAACCTAAAGCCAGCACCATCAACGCTTGATGCACTTAATTTACAGCTTGATTTGATAAAAAAGTATGCTGATATCGAGGTGATTCCATATGGAACCATCACTTTAGCGCAGAATGGCAGAGGGGAGCTTTCAGACATGAAGGCTCTTGCACCATATGTGTGTGCCTTTTCAGATGATGGACGAGGTGTACAAGCAGATGACCTGATGCGTGAAGCAATGTATAAGGCTAAGGAGATAGGCAAACTCATCGTAGCTCACTGCGAGGATGAATCGCTGCTTAGAGAAGGCAAGGTCAGAGAGAGCGAATGGAAACAGATTGAGAGAGATCTAAAGCTCACAGACGAGACTGGCGCTGGATATCATGTATGCCATATTTCATGCAAAGAAAGTGTAGAGGTTATCAGGGATGCCAAGAAGAGTGGCGTTGACGTAACTTGTGAGACTGCTCCTCACTACCTAGTATTTGATACAGATTATATAAGTTCATTTCTTAGCAAATGGCCAGAGTTTGGCGGCAGGGTTAAGATGAATCCTCCTATCAAAGATAGAGCTGATAGGGAAGCTCTTATAGAGGGAATACTCGATGGCACTGTAGATATGATAGCGACTGACCACGCTCCACATAGCGCTGAGGAGAAGAGTAGAGGGTTCGATAAGAGTCCAAATGGGATTACAGGACTCGAGTGTTCTTTTTCTGCTCTCTACACATATCTGGTTAAGACTAATATCATATCGCTTGAACATTTAGTAAGTATGATGGCAGTAGCACCAAGGGAGAGATTTGGACTTGACCAAAACGGCTGGACCGTGGTTAATTTGGATAAAGCGTACAAAGTGGATGCATCAAAGTTCTTTTCGCTAGGAAAGTGCACTCCTTTTGATGGACACATGCTGAACGGACTGGTTGAGCTCACAGTAATGAATGGGAAAATAGTATACGAGAATTTGGAGAAGTAA
- a CDS encoding RrF2 family transcriptional regulator, with product MIVSTKGRYALMVMIDLANHDEGGYVSLADISDRQKLSMKYLENVVSMLNKGGLLKSLRGKNGGYRLIKTPEDYNIGEILRITEGSLAPVDCIKSGEVSCGRAHSCVTLPLWIGLDRVIDEYLDNITLQDLMSGNVDKLVQDQGTLK from the coding sequence ATGATTGTTTCAACAAAAGGTCGGTACGCTCTGATGGTCATGATCGATCTTGCTAACCACGACGAAGGAGGTTACGTATCTCTCGCAGATATATCAGATAGGCAGAAGCTATCGATGAAGTATCTCGAGAATGTCGTGTCAATGCTGAATAAAGGTGGTTTGCTCAAGAGCCTTCGAGGTAAGAATGGAGGCTATAGATTGATTAAAACTCCTGAAGATTACAATATCGGTGAAATCCTTCGAATCACGGAAGGCAGCCTTGCTCCGGTAGACTGTATAAAGTCTGGTGAGGTTAGCTGCGGTAGAGCGCACTCGTGCGTGACGCTGCCACTGTGGATTGGACTTGACAGGGTTATCGATGAGTATCTGGATAATATTACGCTCCAAGATCTCATGAGCGGCAACGTCGATAAGCTCGTACAAGATCAAGGCACATTAAAATAA
- the dltB gene encoding D-alanyl-lipoteichoic acid biosynthesis protein DltB, with translation MQLFTDNSFFIWLASLSIPAIYLGCREKSIKWYGMFVTFVFIWLSMGSNLNALFNLGLYTVIEYAVVRIYLELRTKNGRVTWQYRIFLLASLAPLTIYKILGLTGNKYHIFAFLGLSYMTFKSTQMVIEIYDGVIKEFKTSNFIYLLLFFPAITSGPIDRSRRFDEDVDKIIPRDEYLELLGEGIYKILKGMVYKMVIAACFYTVMNYFGTGGTWYSIAIYFYIYGVYLFFDFAGYSNMAIGASYIFGVRTPENFNAPFVSKDIKEFWNRWHMTLSFWFRDFLFSRITMALVRTRKIKNKLVIASVAFMINMFVMGVWHGLELNYIAYGLYHGVLLSVCEIYQKKSKFYKAHKKDKWFMGVSWFITLHLVMFGFFIFSGRLGILLSSQG, from the coding sequence ATGCAGCTTTTTACAGACAATAGCTTCTTTATATGGTTAGCGAGTCTGTCGATTCCTGCAATATATCTGGGTTGCAGAGAGAAGTCAATCAAGTGGTACGGAATGTTCGTAACATTTGTGTTCATATGGCTGTCGATGGGTAGCAATTTAAATGCTCTTTTCAATCTCGGTCTATACACGGTCATAGAGTATGCTGTTGTACGCATATATCTTGAACTAAGAACCAAGAATGGTAGAGTAACATGGCAGTATAGGATATTTTTGTTAGCGAGTTTAGCTCCGCTCACAATTTATAAAATCCTAGGTTTGACTGGCAATAAGTACCACATCTTTGCATTCTTAGGATTATCATACATGACATTCAAGTCTACACAGATGGTAATCGAAATATACGATGGGGTTATAAAGGAATTTAAGACTTCAAACTTCATATATCTACTTCTGTTTTTCCCCGCTATCACTTCTGGACCTATTGATAGAAGCAGAAGATTTGACGAAGATGTGGATAAAATCATTCCTAGAGATGAGTATCTAGAGCTTTTAGGAGAAGGTATATACAAGATACTCAAGGGTATGGTTTATAAGATGGTAATTGCAGCATGCTTCTACACGGTCATGAATTACTTCGGAACCGGAGGGACATGGTATTCAATAGCAATTTACTTCTATATCTACGGAGTTTATCTGTTCTTTGATTTTGCTGGTTATAGCAATATGGCTATAGGTGCTAGCTACATATTTGGAGTAAGGACACCGGAGAACTTCAATGCACCGTTTGTGAGTAAGGATATCAAGGAGTTTTGGAATCGTTGGCATATGACGCTATCATTCTGGTTTAGAGACTTCCTCTTCTCTAGAATCACAATGGCACTAGTAAGAACACGTAAGATTAAGAACAAGCTTGTAATCGCCTCAGTCGCTTTTATGATTAACATGTTCGTCATGGGGGTATGGCATGGACTTGAGCTTAACTACATCGCATACGGTCTATATCACGGAGTGTTGTTATCTGTATGCGAGATATACCAGAAGAAATCAAAATTCTATAAGGCTCATAAAAAAGACAAGTGGTTTATGGGAGTATCGTGGTTTATCACACTACACCTCGTTATGTTTGGATTCTTCATATTCTCCGGAAGATTAGGAATCTTACTATCGAGTCAAGGTTAG